One genomic window of Eggerthella timonensis includes the following:
- a CDS encoding autorepressor SdpR family transcription factor has protein sequence MGIQETLKALSDPVRREILEHLKQGRMPAGDIADLFDISAPAVSRHLSVLKSAGLVRDYREGKRIYYELKASVLEETLLWIANLKEQGE, from the coding sequence ATGGGCATCCAGGAAACGCTGAAAGCGCTGTCCGACCCCGTGAGGAGGGAGATCCTCGAACACCTGAAGCAAGGGCGCATGCCAGCCGGCGACATCGCCGACCTGTTCGACATCTCCGCCCCCGCCGTGTCGCGGCACCTCTCGGTGCTCAAGAGCGCCGGTCTCGTGCGCGACTACCGCGAGGGCAAGCGCATCTACTACGAGCTGAAGGCGTCCGTGCTCGAAGAGACGCTGCTATGGATCGCCAACCTGAAGGAGCAAGGCGAATGA
- a CDS encoding GyrI-like domain-containing protein, whose translation MGFEVRVEQMGERAVYGAGAASNDRTLSRDIDRLAKAYAEAAGAPADSTVPLFVISRGYDPSTGDCELFVGGEVEADGLERFTIPAGAYARLELAPALRALWGASIGKAKRWLYTQWLPTSGYAALNLEYEHHTEKTLGRHPRVDLLFAIEKKQAEGTCR comes from the coding sequence ATGGGCTTTGAGGTGCGGGTCGAGCAGATGGGCGAGCGCGCGGTCTACGGGGCGGGCGCGGCGTCGAACGACCGGACGCTCTCGCGCGACATCGACCGTCTGGCGAAGGCGTATGCGGAAGCGGCCGGCGCGCCCGCGGACAGCACGGTGCCGTTGTTCGTGATTTCGCGCGGCTACGACCCTTCCACGGGCGACTGCGAGCTGTTCGTCGGCGGGGAGGTCGAGGCGGACGGGCTCGAGCGCTTTACGATCCCGGCCGGCGCGTACGCGCGTCTCGAGCTGGCCCCCGCGCTGCGCGCTCTGTGGGGCGCCTCCATCGGCAAGGCGAAGCGCTGGCTGTACACCCAGTGGCTCCCGACGAGCGGCTACGCCGCCCTCAACCTGGAATACGAACACCATACCGAGAAGACCTTGGGCAGGCATCCGCGGGTCGACCTGCTGTTCGCCATCGAGAAGAAGCAAGCGGAAGGGACGTGCCGATGA
- a CDS encoding DJ-1/PfpI family protein, protein MKVLLLCCKGFETMELSPFVDVMGWARDDFGHDVEVDLCGFAPMTTSTFGVSVAMDALVGDVRADDYDALAVPGGYEEYGFYEEAYDERALALIRAFDAACKPIASICVGALPLGKSGILAGRRATTYHLGDGSRQRQLAGFGAQVVNEPVVVDGNVVTSWCPQTAPFVAFELLAKLTSREAAHEVMRAMGFTHDG, encoded by the coding sequence ATGAAGGTTCTGCTGTTGTGCTGCAAGGGGTTCGAGACGATGGAGCTCAGCCCGTTCGTCGATGTGATGGGGTGGGCGCGCGACGACTTCGGTCACGACGTCGAAGTGGATCTGTGCGGGTTCGCGCCCATGACGACCAGCACGTTCGGGGTATCCGTGGCAATGGACGCGCTCGTCGGCGACGTGCGTGCCGACGACTACGACGCCCTCGCCGTGCCGGGCGGCTACGAGGAGTACGGCTTCTACGAGGAGGCGTACGACGAGCGCGCGCTGGCGCTGATCCGCGCGTTCGACGCGGCGTGCAAGCCCATCGCGTCGATCTGCGTGGGAGCGCTTCCCCTCGGCAAGAGCGGCATCCTGGCCGGGCGTCGCGCGACGACGTACCACCTGGGAGACGGTTCGCGTCAGCGCCAGCTGGCGGGGTTCGGCGCGCAGGTGGTGAACGAGCCCGTGGTGGTGGACGGCAACGTCGTCACGTCCTGGTGTCCGCAGACCGCCCCCTTCGTGGCCTTCGAGCTGCTGGCGAAGCTGACCTCGCGCGAAGCGGCGCACGAGGTGATGCGGGCGATGGGGTTTACCCATGATGGGTGA
- a CDS encoding nucleotidyltransferase domain-containing protein, producing MMGEREAAALLEEAARRGVDVWLDGGWGVDALVGEQTRPHDDLDVFVRRRDEAAFVALLEADGFSEAPRSFTMEDHTAWEAGDGRVVDLHVFEFADDGSLVFLGERYPASAFSGRGTVGGVEVRCIPPAEQVAFHCGYDFDGDDVRDVRLLCERFGVPVPEEYHDAMRKEA from the coding sequence ATGATGGGTGAGCGCGAGGCGGCCGCCCTGCTCGAAGAGGCGGCGCGCCGGGGCGTCGACGTGTGGCTCGACGGCGGCTGGGGCGTGGACGCGCTCGTGGGCGAGCAGACGCGCCCGCATGACGACCTCGACGTGTTCGTGCGGCGCCGCGACGAGGCCGCGTTCGTCGCGCTGCTGGAAGCGGACGGCTTCTCGGAAGCGCCCCGCTCCTTCACGATGGAAGACCATACCGCCTGGGAGGCGGGCGACGGGCGCGTGGTCGACCTGCACGTGTTCGAGTTCGCCGACGACGGCTCCCTCGTGTTCTTGGGAGAGCGCTACCCGGCGTCCGCGTTCTCGGGGCGGGGAACGGTCGGAGGCGTCGAGGTGCGCTGCATCCCGCCGGCCGAGCAGGTGGCGTTCCACTGCGGCTACGACTTCGACGGCGACGACGTGCGCGACGTGCGGCTGCTGTGCGAGCGCTTCGGCGTACCCGTGCCCGAAGAGTACCACGACGCGATGAGGAAGGAAGCATGA
- a CDS encoding dipeptidase — translation MMGLFMTLDELAAEEAARLAGEGRTAPDRLRVFDLHCDTLDRLAFHGDVSVPGGFAAHDAHIPAHRMATLADNDAHVSLARTEGFAWCQCFAAFVPDEVHGDAAWGLFERVRAVLERELERCGMRLAQARTMAEVDAVHAAGKTAAVLTVEGASFLEDDGTAEGRLDELADAGVRMVTLTWNGPNALGSGNDTRHGLTGFGRTCVAELERRGIVVDVSHLNDAGFKDVCAVATRPFAASHSNARAVCGHPRNLADWQLRELADRGGIAGLNFCTQFLTDRIADPTRDDVLRHVDHVLETAGERVLALGSDYDGCDVPSWLEPCDRVGALHELLADEFGRTIADRVFFQNARDFFARADGER, via the coding sequence ATGATGGGGTTGTTCATGACGCTGGACGAGCTGGCGGCCGAGGAGGCGGCGCGGCTTGCGGGCGAGGGGCGGACGGCACCGGACCGCCTGCGGGTGTTCGACCTGCACTGCGACACGCTCGACCGGCTGGCGTTCCACGGCGATGTGTCGGTGCCGGGCGGCTTCGCCGCGCACGACGCGCACATCCCCGCGCACCGCATGGCGACGCTGGCCGACAACGACGCGCACGTCTCGCTCGCGCGCACGGAAGGGTTCGCATGGTGCCAGTGCTTCGCGGCGTTCGTCCCCGACGAGGTGCACGGCGACGCGGCGTGGGGTCTGTTCGAGCGCGTGCGCGCCGTGCTGGAGCGCGAGCTGGAACGCTGCGGGATGCGCCTCGCGCAGGCGCGCACCATGGCAGAGGTCGATGCCGTGCACGCTGCGGGCAAGACGGCGGCCGTGCTCACGGTGGAGGGCGCGTCGTTTCTGGAGGACGACGGCACGGCCGAAGGCCGCCTCGACGAGCTTGCGGACGCGGGCGTGCGCATGGTCACGCTCACATGGAACGGCCCGAACGCGTTGGGCAGCGGCAACGACACGCGCCACGGCCTGACCGGGTTCGGGCGGACGTGCGTGGCCGAGCTCGAGCGCCGCGGCATCGTCGTGGACGTGTCGCACCTCAACGACGCCGGGTTCAAGGACGTGTGCGCCGTCGCGACCCGCCCCTTCGCCGCCTCGCACTCCAACGCGCGCGCCGTGTGCGGGCACCCGCGCAACCTCGCCGATTGGCAGCTGCGCGAGCTTGCCGACCGCGGCGGCATCGCAGGCCTCAACTTCTGCACGCAGTTCCTGACCGACCGCATCGCCGACCCGACGCGCGACGACGTGCTGCGCCACGTCGACCACGTCCTGGAGACGGCGGGCGAGCGCGTGCTGGCGCTCGGCAGCGACTACGACGGGTGCGACGTTCCCAGCTGGCTCGAGCCTTGCGACCGCGTCGGCGCGTTGCACGAGCTGTTGGCGGACGAGTTCGGCCGTACGATAGCCGACCGGGTGTTCTTCCAGAACGCCCGCGACTTCTTCGCGCGAGCCGACGGGGAGCGCTGA
- a CDS encoding MarR family winged helix-turn-helix transcriptional regulator, with product METRQDRANREYNNLFRLETELYHDVATKMGLSDSAFDILYCLDDLGDGCLQRDVCAASGLTKQTINSSVHKLERSGIVELRIDQGRGTHLHLTEAGRALVEERIRPVVEAERAAFAAMEPGACEELLRLARLHLAALREQMDALPYPDGR from the coding sequence ATGGAAACGCGGCAGGACCGTGCGAACCGGGAATACAACAACCTGTTCAGACTCGAGACGGAGCTGTACCACGACGTCGCCACGAAGATGGGGCTGTCCGACAGCGCCTTCGACATCCTGTACTGCCTCGATGATTTGGGCGACGGCTGCCTGCAGCGCGACGTGTGCGCAGCCTCGGGCCTGACCAAGCAGACGATCAACTCGTCGGTGCACAAGCTGGAGCGCTCGGGCATCGTGGAGCTGCGCATCGACCAGGGTCGCGGCACGCACCTGCACCTCACCGAGGCGGGGCGCGCGCTCGTGGAGGAGCGCATCCGCCCGGTGGTCGAGGCCGAGCGGGCCGCGTTCGCCGCGATGGAACCGGGAGCGTGCGAGGAGCTGCTGCGGCTCGCGCGGCTGCACCTCGCCGCTTTGCGCGAGCAAATGGACGCTCTGCCGTACCCGGACGGGCGGTGA
- a CDS encoding MATE family efflux transporter, whose amino-acid sequence MAIKLSDHFTYGRLVRFALPSIAMMIFTSIYSVVDGLFVSNFAGKEALAAVNLVFPLIMALGSVGFMFGTGGAALVAKTMGEGKAERANRLFSLIVLAAAVSGAALAGVGALALESVLGLMGAQGTLMEQGLVYGRVLLAALPLFIVQNVFLSFFIAAEKPQMGLMVTVLAGVTNIVLDYLLIAVLGWGIAGAALATAAGQLLAAAASTAFFARSKTSRLRFARPVRDFRALGATCVNGSSELMTEVAASVVSMLYNYQLMMLAGADGVAAYGVIMYVNFIFTAVFFGFSMGTGPVVSYHYGARNQSELRGLFKKSLILVGATGATMFAASQALAVPLVNVFVGYDPELADMTLHGFRIYATAFLVCGFNIYGSAFFTALNNGKVSALISFMRTLVFETSTVMLLPLAWGIDGVWSAIIVAEACALVLTTFFLVYLRKPYGYA is encoded by the coding sequence GTGGCCATCAAGCTTTCCGACCACTTCACCTACGGCCGGCTCGTGCGCTTCGCGCTGCCCTCCATCGCCATGATGATCTTCACGTCCATCTACAGCGTGGTGGACGGCCTGTTCGTGTCGAACTTCGCGGGCAAGGAGGCGCTCGCGGCCGTGAACCTCGTGTTCCCGCTGATCATGGCCTTGGGTTCGGTGGGGTTCATGTTCGGCACGGGCGGCGCGGCCCTCGTGGCGAAAACGATGGGCGAGGGCAAGGCCGAGCGCGCGAACCGCCTGTTCAGCCTCATCGTGCTGGCGGCTGCGGTTTCGGGCGCGGCGCTGGCGGGCGTGGGCGCGCTCGCGCTCGAATCGGTGCTCGGCCTCATGGGCGCGCAGGGCACGCTCATGGAGCAGGGGCTCGTGTACGGCCGCGTCCTGCTGGCGGCGCTGCCGCTGTTCATCGTGCAGAACGTGTTCCTCAGCTTCTTCATCGCAGCCGAGAAGCCGCAGATGGGCCTTATGGTCACCGTGCTCGCAGGCGTGACGAACATCGTGCTGGACTACCTGCTCATCGCTGTGCTGGGCTGGGGCATCGCGGGCGCGGCGCTGGCCACGGCGGCGGGGCAGCTGTTGGCCGCGGCAGCGTCGACGGCGTTCTTCGCGCGCAGCAAGACGAGCCGCCTGCGCTTCGCGCGCCCCGTCCGCGACTTCCGCGCGCTCGGCGCGACGTGCGTCAACGGATCGTCGGAGCTCATGACCGAAGTAGCCGCGTCCGTGGTGAGCATGCTGTACAACTACCAGCTCATGATGCTGGCAGGCGCCGACGGCGTGGCGGCGTACGGCGTGATCATGTACGTGAACTTCATCTTCACGGCCGTGTTCTTCGGCTTCTCCATGGGCACGGGGCCCGTCGTGAGCTACCACTACGGGGCGCGGAACCAAAGCGAGCTCAGAGGCCTCTTCAAGAAGAGCCTCATCCTCGTGGGGGCGACGGGCGCCACCATGTTCGCGGCTTCGCAGGCGCTGGCCGTGCCGCTCGTCAACGTGTTCGTGGGCTACGACCCCGAGCTCGCCGACATGACGCTGCACGGGTTCCGCATCTACGCGACGGCGTTTCTCGTGTGCGGGTTCAACATCTACGGCTCGGCGTTCTTCACGGCGCTCAACAACGGCAAGGTGTCGGCGCTCATCAGCTTCATGCGCACGCTCGTGTTCGAGACGTCCACGGTCATGCTGCTGCCGCTGGCGTGGGGCATCGATGGGGTGTGGAGCGCCATCATCGTGGCGGAGGCGTGCGCGCTCGTGCTGACGACGTTCTTCCTCGTGTACCTGCGCAAGCCCTACGGCTACGCGTAA
- a CDS encoding PaaI family thioesterase — translation MARAVRRHGDAGGIGRRAMLPDNPTLEEIEAVFANDRFATEAAGCRVVSGERGRAVCAMELADVHRNAMGNVMGGAIFTLADFALAVCCNIGEEPTVSVDSSISFFRSTQGSTLTATAVCDKPGRHLGFYTVTVEDDLGKPIARMTASCYR, via the coding sequence ATGGCTCGAGCTGTTCGCCGCCACGGCGACGCCGGCGGAATAGGAAGGCGCGCGATGCTTCCCGACAACCCCACGCTCGAGGAGATCGAGGCCGTGTTCGCCAACGACCGGTTCGCCACCGAGGCGGCGGGCTGCCGCGTCGTGTCGGGCGAGCGGGGCCGCGCCGTGTGCGCGATGGAGCTGGCCGACGTGCACCGAAACGCGATGGGCAACGTCATGGGCGGCGCCATCTTCACGCTGGCCGACTTCGCGCTGGCCGTCTGCTGCAACATCGGCGAGGAGCCCACGGTGTCGGTGGACTCCTCGATCAGCTTCTTCCGCTCCACGCAGGGCTCGACGCTCACCGCCACGGCCGTATGCGACAAGCCAGGCCGCCATCTGGGGTTCTACACGGTAACGGTCGAAGACGACCTCGGAAAGCCCATCGCCCGCATGACCGCCAGCTGCTACCGCTAG
- a CDS encoding 4Fe-4S binding protein: MAEAPENMPEGANASDVREPAEAENRPNQIVVLRDYCTRVRGAACDRCALACPHDAISFAEDGRPVIDADACTRCGICLGICDAFSSSRVTMIDVHARIRRIALRGEDVVLTCKENVFPGFEPAANVVVLPCLACLSPEFWTLVLTENIPVRIAADLAYCADCERAGEMGEMLYAHAVETAEEWSGATVGYLDEIPEKENLVRDLANPEGVDRRSAFTNLVADVGDIASGKRRLRNSDVLQQFYERKERARARARLNLVDGVQFNDFVPQGRTKHVMWPKRQLLLEAIDRNPEIAARVPVVLSETDCSRCTNELTCAEACPTGARFPSPEDGLLSYDPRYCIGCGLCVDACPQQAVELVETTAAAFARDEDENPEPPTD; the protein is encoded by the coding sequence GTGGCTGAGGCCCCTGAGAACATGCCCGAGGGTGCGAACGCTTCGGACGTGCGCGAGCCCGCCGAGGCGGAAAACCGCCCCAACCAGATCGTCGTGCTGCGCGACTACTGCACGCGCGTGCGCGGCGCCGCGTGCGACCGCTGCGCGCTGGCCTGCCCGCACGACGCCATCTCGTTCGCGGAGGACGGGCGCCCCGTCATCGACGCGGACGCTTGCACGCGCTGCGGCATCTGCCTGGGCATCTGCGACGCGTTCTCGTCCTCGCGCGTCACGATGATCGACGTGCACGCGCGCATCCGCCGCATCGCGCTGCGCGGCGAGGACGTGGTGCTCACCTGCAAGGAGAACGTCTTCCCCGGCTTCGAGCCCGCCGCCAACGTGGTGGTGCTGCCGTGCCTGGCGTGCCTGTCCCCCGAGTTCTGGACGCTCGTGCTGACCGAGAACATCCCGGTGCGCATCGCCGCGGACCTCGCCTACTGCGCCGACTGCGAGCGCGCGGGCGAGATGGGCGAGATGCTGTACGCCCACGCCGTGGAGACGGCCGAGGAGTGGAGCGGCGCCACGGTGGGCTACCTCGACGAGATCCCCGAGAAGGAGAACCTCGTGCGCGACCTGGCGAACCCCGAAGGCGTCGACCGCCGCAGCGCGTTCACGAACCTCGTCGCCGACGTGGGCGACATCGCGTCGGGCAAGCGCCGCCTGCGCAACTCCGACGTGCTGCAGCAGTTCTACGAGCGCAAGGAACGCGCTCGCGCCCGGGCGCGCCTCAACCTCGTGGACGGCGTGCAGTTCAACGACTTCGTGCCGCAGGGCCGCACGAAGCACGTCATGTGGCCGAAGCGCCAGCTGCTGCTCGAGGCCATCGACCGCAACCCGGAGATCGCCGCGCGCGTGCCGGTGGTGCTCTCGGAGACCGATTGCAGCCGCTGCACGAACGAGCTCACCTGCGCCGAAGCGTGCCCCACGGGCGCGCGCTTCCCCAGCCCCGAGGACGGCCTGCTGTCGTACGATCCGCGCTACTGCATCGGCTGCGGGCTGTGCGTGGACGCCTGCCCGCAGCAGGCGGTGGAGCTCGTGGAGACCACCGCGGCCGCGTTCGCGCGCGACGAAGACGAGAACCCGGAACCCCCGACCGACTAG
- the gltX gene encoding glutamate--tRNA ligase, protein MTDENKKVRVRFAPSPTGRLHVGGARTAIYNWAFARAMGGDFILRIEDTDPERSTEENVQVILNAMKWLGLDWDEGPEVGGDAGPYFQTQRMDTYAEALERMKERGSVYPCFCTKEELDAKRAAAEANEGGYAGYDRTCRDLDPAEAARRIAAGEPHVWRLRVPEDHAAIEFDDAVYGHVSFPAEVMDDMIVVRTDGSPTYNFAVVCDDANMGVTHVIRGDDHLSNTPRQILIYEALGLRVPTFAHLSMILGPDGKKLSKRHGAASVEEFYERGYLSDAMVNFLALLGWSLDGETTLIDRATLCEKFGLDRVTKKDAVFDETKLDWMNGQYIKAMDAGAWVQASMPWLFRAHAGVAADSELADEARNAAAADLGARPEWYVKLYPLVAERLVRLDEIPAKLAFMFWGPEVRELDEKSVNKVLKKEGARADEALAACRGVLADEGVAWEAEALQEACRARGEELELKPKLLFQPLRVAVCGNMVSPPLFESIELLPREDVLARIDYVTKEVFGG, encoded by the coding sequence ATGACTGACGAGAACAAGAAAGTACGCGTGCGCTTCGCACCTTCCCCCACCGGCCGCCTCCACGTGGGCGGCGCCCGCACGGCCATCTACAACTGGGCGTTCGCGCGCGCCATGGGCGGCGATTTCATCCTGCGCATCGAGGATACCGACCCCGAGCGCTCGACCGAGGAGAACGTGCAGGTCATCCTCAACGCCATGAAATGGCTGGGGCTCGATTGGGACGAGGGCCCCGAGGTGGGCGGTGACGCCGGCCCGTACTTCCAGACCCAGCGCATGGACACGTACGCCGAGGCGCTCGAGCGCATGAAGGAGCGCGGCAGCGTGTACCCCTGCTTCTGCACGAAGGAGGAGCTCGACGCCAAGCGCGCCGCGGCCGAGGCGAACGAGGGCGGCTACGCGGGCTACGACCGCACCTGCCGCGACCTCGACCCCGCCGAGGCGGCCCGCCGAATCGCCGCGGGAGAGCCGCACGTGTGGCGTCTGCGCGTGCCCGAGGACCACGCCGCCATCGAGTTCGACGACGCCGTGTACGGCCACGTCAGCTTCCCGGCCGAGGTGATGGACGACATGATCGTCGTACGCACCGACGGCTCCCCCACCTACAACTTCGCCGTGGTGTGCGACGACGCGAACATGGGCGTCACGCACGTCATCCGCGGCGACGACCACCTGTCCAACACGCCCCGCCAGATCCTCATCTACGAGGCGCTCGGCTTGCGCGTGCCCACGTTCGCGCACCTGTCGATGATCCTGGGCCCCGACGGCAAGAAGCTGTCGAAGCGCCACGGCGCGGCCTCGGTGGAGGAGTTCTACGAGCGCGGCTACCTGTCCGACGCCATGGTGAACTTCCTGGCGCTTCTGGGCTGGTCGCTTGACGGCGAGACGACGCTCATCGACCGCGCCACCCTGTGCGAGAAATTCGGCCTCGACCGGGTGACGAAGAAGGACGCCGTGTTCGACGAGACGAAGCTCGACTGGATGAACGGCCAGTACATCAAGGCCATGGACGCGGGCGCTTGGGTGCAGGCGTCGATGCCATGGCTCTTCCGCGCGCATGCGGGCGTCGCGGCCGACAGCGAGCTCGCCGACGAGGCGCGCAATGCGGCGGCGGCCGACCTGGGCGCGCGCCCGGAGTGGTACGTCAAGCTCTACCCGCTCGTGGCCGAGCGCCTCGTGCGCCTCGACGAGATCCCCGCCAAGCTGGCGTTCATGTTCTGGGGGCCCGAGGTGCGCGAGCTCGACGAGAAAAGCGTCAACAAGGTGCTGAAGAAGGAAGGCGCGCGCGCCGACGAGGCGCTGGCCGCCTGCCGCGGCGTGTTGGCCGACGAGGGCGTCGCCTGGGAAGCCGAGGCGCTACAGGAGGCGTGCCGCGCCCGCGGCGAGGAGCTGGAGCTCAAGCCGAAGCTGCTGTTCCAGCCGTTGCGCGTGGCGGTGTGCGGCAACATGGTGTCGCCGCCCCTGTTCGAGAGCATCGAGCTCCTGCCCCGCGAGGACGTCCTCGCCCGCATCGACTACGTGACGAAAGAGGTGTTCGGTGGCTGA
- a CDS encoding DUF1461 domain-containing protein, whose amino-acid sequence MRILDKLAAVVAAAALTVTLVAAGFAACAAFPQTTEALAGAFSGNGNPGTPFSHDELVQAAVATRDYTVGSNDRDAVFSALHAINKSANTPYAQTGPDELAAAPEEYTLPADALSHLDDVYRVVAGARIGLIVVALLAAAACAHVAIRVGRRALGGVLLAAGIAVVAVFALLAAWVVVDFNGFFTAFHSLFFANGTWTFSYDSLLITMYPPEFWMGMGAVWLATTGLLSIAAVVVGVFLRRKGA is encoded by the coding sequence ATGCGCATTTTGGACAAGCTTGCCGCGGTGGTTGCCGCTGCGGCGCTGACGGTGACGCTCGTTGCGGCGGGGTTCGCCGCGTGTGCGGCGTTTCCGCAGACCACCGAGGCGCTCGCCGGAGCGTTCTCGGGCAACGGCAATCCCGGCACGCCGTTCTCGCACGACGAGCTCGTGCAGGCAGCCGTGGCGACGCGCGACTACACAGTGGGGTCGAACGACCGCGACGCCGTCTTCTCCGCGCTGCACGCCATCAACAAGAGCGCGAACACGCCCTACGCGCAGACCGGCCCCGACGAGCTGGCCGCCGCCCCCGAGGAGTACACGCTGCCCGCCGACGCCCTGTCGCACCTCGACGACGTCTACCGCGTCGTGGCGGGCGCGCGCATCGGGCTCATCGTCGTCGCGCTTCTGGCCGCAGCCGCCTGCGCTCACGTGGCCATCCGCGTCGGACGGCGCGCCCTCGGCGGCGTGCTGCTGGCAGCTGGCATCGCGGTGGTCGCCGTGTTCGCGCTCTTGGCCGCCTGGGTGGTCGTGGACTTCAACGGCTTCTTCACCGCCTTCCACTCGCTGTTCTTCGCGAACGGCACCTGGACCTTCTCCTACGACTCGCTGCTCATCACCATGTACCCGCCCGAATTCTGGATGGGGATGGGAGCAGTGTGGCTCGCGACCACGGGCTTGCTGTCGATCGCGGCCGTCGTCGTCGGCGTGTTCTTGCGTCGCAAGGGCGCGTAG
- a CDS encoding helix-turn-helix transcriptional regulator, with protein MLPKQTEGLFDKDTALLIGGLATFWPCIKEPTFFLVGFLQKSNVGAMWGLLSLLLYLAAVLLASAALARLLRNHRDLLSKKGIIAFAGCCGAAGFAMASSEGFFNAIGVAMLIPDSIFIVVFVNAWGGMLVERSKSSIPLIVALSFALSELLKLSCALLDVSWGAVVFSLVSAVLLLLASHGGGATLSLGKFCTKAFPWQFLAPFVGFVALWSFVLGFSTEDTLGSLSWSGRIWLYGLGGASLLAMALFFGAMAKKGFSRHALLHPLVTVVIVYMAMLALVIYPQTFDHGFVKVGMLVMQGCLNALAFILVSYTVAERRLPQVMLFALCATLFNGSFWMILGDMVKSMGHGSVSLANSHVALVLLFVTTSVLIVFLLRYVTQLDKGLRRQKAQTTVEEALCDKLASAKGLTEREKDILSLLYRGYSGKAMSQELFISESTVRTHTDRVYRKLSVHSKQELIKMVDAYRD; from the coding sequence TTGCTTCCAAAGCAGACGGAGGGGTTGTTCGACAAGGATACCGCTCTGCTCATCGGAGGGTTGGCGACGTTTTGGCCCTGCATCAAGGAACCGACGTTCTTCCTCGTCGGCTTTCTTCAAAAATCGAACGTCGGTGCTATGTGGGGCTTGTTGAGCCTCCTCTTGTATCTGGCAGCGGTGCTTCTCGCTTCGGCTGCGTTGGCGCGGTTGCTGAGAAACCATCGCGATCTTCTTTCGAAGAAGGGCATTATCGCGTTCGCCGGCTGCTGCGGAGCCGCCGGTTTTGCGATGGCGAGCAGCGAGGGCTTCTTCAACGCCATCGGCGTTGCGATGCTCATCCCGGACTCGATCTTCATCGTTGTGTTCGTGAATGCTTGGGGAGGGATGCTGGTCGAGAGGAGCAAGAGCAGCATCCCGCTTATCGTGGCGCTATCTTTTGCACTGTCTGAGCTGCTCAAGCTAAGTTGCGCGCTGCTTGACGTTTCGTGGGGAGCGGTGGTGTTTTCGCTGGTGTCTGCGGTGTTGCTTCTGCTGGCTTCACATGGGGGAGGTGCGACGCTTTCGTTGGGCAAGTTCTGTACGAAGGCCTTTCCTTGGCAGTTCCTCGCGCCTTTCGTCGGTTTCGTCGCATTGTGGTCCTTCGTCTTGGGGTTTTCAACCGAGGACACGCTCGGATCCCTTTCGTGGAGCGGTCGGATTTGGCTCTATGGGTTAGGGGGCGCCTCCCTTTTGGCAATGGCCCTCTTTTTCGGGGCGATGGCGAAGAAGGGCTTTTCCCGCCATGCCTTGCTACATCCGCTTGTCACGGTCGTTATCGTGTACATGGCCATGCTCGCACTCGTCATATATCCTCAAACGTTCGATCATGGATTCGTCAAGGTGGGGATGTTGGTCATGCAGGGGTGTTTGAACGCGCTCGCTTTCATATTGGTTTCCTACACCGTAGCAGAACGACGGCTTCCCCAGGTGATGCTGTTTGCCCTATGCGCCACGCTGTTCAACGGAAGCTTTTGGATGATCTTGGGGGACATGGTCAAGTCGATGGGGCACGGCTCGGTGTCGCTTGCGAACAGCCATGTCGCTCTCGTCCTCCTCTTCGTAACGACGAGCGTGCTCATAGTGTTTCTCCTGCGTTATGTGACGCAGCTTGACAAAGGGCTTAGGCGTCAGAAAGCGCAGACGACGGTAGAGGAAGCGTTGTGCGATAAGCTCGCATCCGCGAAAGGCCTGACCGAACGTGAAAAGGATATTCTATCGCTGCTATATCGCGGGTACAGCGGCAAGGCTATGTCTCAGGAATTGTTCATCTCGGAAAGCACCGTGCGCACCCACACCGACAGGGTGTATCGCAAGCTCTCGGTTCATTCGAAGCAGGAGCTCATCAAGATGGTGGACGCCTATCGAGACTAA
- a CDS encoding 4Fe-4S dicluster domain-containing protein: MAVKRVDLNACIGCGTCAKICPMDVMRFDKESMKSVIAYVENCQCCAQCYLYCPSGSLGFDPATYLYAPAVGVR, encoded by the coding sequence ATGGCCGTCAAACGCGTTGATTTGAATGCATGCATCGGGTGCGGCACCTGCGCCAAAATATGTCCTATGGACGTCATGCGATTCGACAAGGAAAGCATGAAATCGGTAATCGCCTACGTGGAGAATTGCCAATGCTGCGCCCAGTGCTACTTGTACTGTCCCAGCGGCTCTCTCGGGTTCGACCCCGCGACCTACCTGTATGCACCTGCGGTAGGAGTAAGGTAG